The Glaciimonas sp. PCH181 nucleotide sequence CACCAACGCGTGGGAACTGTCATCCGATGGCAACTGGCAAAAATGTACACCAGGGCGGCGGCGAGCGGCGTTTAGTGTGCAGGAACACTTGATGTCCCTTCTCGGCGCTTCCTCAGAAGCTAATTAACCGCATTGCAAGAAGGAAAACATCATGGAACTGATACTGTGGCGACACGCCGAGGCTGAAGTTGGCGAACCTGACGAAGGCCGCGCCCTGACTGGCAAAGGACATAAGCAGGCGTGGAAAATGGCCGAATGGCTTGACCAGAATTTACCCAATACCTGCAAGATACTTTGCAGTCCCGCCATGCGCACGCGCCAAACCGCCGAAGCATTAGGTCGCAAATTCAAAATTCATCCCGACCTTGCGCCAAACTGCACACCAGAGCAATTGCTGGCAGCAGCCCACTGGCCGGATTCGCGTGAACCGGTCCTGATCATCGGTCATCAACCCACCCTAGGCCAGGTCGCCGCGATGCTGATCGCCAGTGAGAAAAAAGAATGGTCAATTCGCAAAGGCAATGCATGGTGGATTGCACAACGCGAACGCGGTGATATTACGACCACTTTTCTAAAAGCCGTGATGTCGCCCGATCTGGTTACCAAGTAAGCATCCCTCGCATCAACCCATAGATTAACCGCGCGGCCCAATGAGGGCAGCCGCACGCTTGCTGCTATTACATCGCGACCATCCGTTGCGGTTTCTACTTATGCATCAAAAATGGCGCTTCAAAAAACAGAATTTGGCCGTATATCTACTATGAGTGACGCTATCCGGGCGCAATAAGGAAAATTAATTTTTATACAATGTGTCTCTTGTTAGCGATATCATCGTAAAAAGAACCGCTAGCGGAAGGAATGGGGCAAAACGATCATTTCTGCTAAACACTATATAATGAAAAAAATTTAACTAAATGGTTGCATATTTTTATTTCTCATTAACAAATATGCGACAGTTTTAAAAAGTACTGAAATGCACACTTTTTAAAGACACGAATTCAGTTAGAATATTGCCTTTGCTGCATTGCAGCATAGCTTTCCGACTTCCCGGCAAGAGACACCAAAGAGGTTTGTATGCTTTATCACATGCACGAATTCAGTCGTTCGCTACTTACACCTCTGGTGCAATTCGCAGAAACGAGCGCCAAGCTTTTTACCAATCCAGTCTCACCGCTGGCCCATACCCCTTTCGCTCAGCGAATTGCGGCTGGCTACGAGCTGATGTACAGATTGGGTAAAGACTACGAAAAACCAAACTTCAATATTGAGACCACCACCATCAATGGTACCGACGTAGGTATCGTTGAAGAAGTAGAAATGACAAAGTCATTCTGCCGCTTGCTGCATTTCAAGAAAAATTTAGGCAAGAAAGAAATAGCAGCACTAAAACAGCCAACAGTTTTGCTAGTCGCGCCATTGTCAGGCCATCATTCGACGCTGCTGCGCGACACAGTCAAAGGCCTGCTCCCCGACCACGATGTCTATATTACTGACTGGACCGATGCCCGCATGGTGCCGGAAGCGGAAGGTGCCTTTCATTTACACGATTACATCTATTACATTCAGGACTTCATCCGTTTGCTAGGACCTGACCTGCACGTTATTTCCGTGTGTCAGCCTACCGTTCCGGTATTAGCGGCGATTGCACTGATGGCATCCGACAACGATCCTAAATTGCCGAAAAGCATGACAATGATGGGCGGCCCGATTGATGCTCGGATCTCACCAACTGAGGTCAATGATCTGGCGATCGAGAAGCCATTTAGCTGGTTCGAAAATACCGTTATCTATACCGTACCGTCGAATTATCCCGGCGCAGGCCGCAAGGTATATCCAGGTTTTCTGCAACATGCAGGCTTTGTATCGATGAATCCGAATCGTCATGCACAAAG carries:
- a CDS encoding histidine phosphatase family protein, yielding MELILWRHAEAEVGEPDEGRALTGKGHKQAWKMAEWLDQNLPNTCKILCSPAMRTRQTAEALGRKFKIHPDLAPNCTPEQLLAAAHWPDSREPVLIIGHQPTLGQVAAMLIASEKKEWSIRKGNAWWIAQRERGDITTTFLKAVMSPDLVTK
- a CDS encoding polyhydroxyalkanoate depolymerase, giving the protein MLYHMHEFSRSLLTPLVQFAETSAKLFTNPVSPLAHTPFAQRIAAGYELMYRLGKDYEKPNFNIETTTINGTDVGIVEEVEMTKSFCRLLHFKKNLGKKEIAALKQPTVLLVAPLSGHHSTLLRDTVKGLLPDHDVYITDWTDARMVPEAEGAFHLHDYIYYIQDFIRLLGPDLHVISVCQPTVPVLAAIALMASDNDPKLPKSMTMMGGPIDARISPTEVNDLAIEKPFSWFENTVIYTVPSNYPGAGRKVYPGFLQHAGFVSMNPNRHAQSHWDFYMHLREGDNESAENHRKFYDEYNAVLDMPVDYYLETIKTVFQDFSLPLGTWEVGGKLVKPQDIKNVALFTIEGELDDISGPGQTKVAHDLCSSIPEADKQHFTAEKCGHYGIFSGRRWRELIAPKITEFIKAHA